A window from Pagrus major chromosome 4, Pma_NU_1.0 encodes these proteins:
- the dapk2a gene encoding death-associated protein kinase 2a yields MDLFKQQKVEDFYEIGEELGSGQFAIVKQCREKSTGLEFAAKFIKKRQSMASSRGVRREEIEREVDILQQIQHPNIVTLHDVYENRTDVVLILELVSGGELFDFLAQKESLSEEEATQFIKQILEGVNYLHARKIAHFDLKPENIMLLDKNVPLPRIKLIDFGLAHKIEAGVEFKNIFGTPEFVAPEIVNYEPLGLEADMWSIGVITYILLSGASPFLGETKQDTLRNISAINYEFDEEFFCHTSELAKKFISQLLEKDKKKRLTIQDALNHPWIKSNEHKEENKAKEPKKRERRQLKTKRLREYTIKSHSSMPPNNTYVNFERFAQVVEDIDQMESSFVSLAAAHDSLQEDIDAMVSVYNEKEAWYKEESEGVRHELSQIRYEFRKVEAFKRSLQDDMQVFSSSLGAVSSRYQERQNHFDALRLELSNELKWVQEVMGSFPRDGGGGGYPNCSFSTVFNNDVNEALKELLNRSCGGELLSGINLDFETGQQR; encoded by the exons ATGGATTTATTCAAACAGCAGAAGGTGGAGGATTTCTATGAAATTGGTGAAGAGCTGGGAAG CGGGCAGTTTGCCATCGTCAAACAGTGCAGAGAGAAGAGCACAGGTCTGGAATTTGCCGCCAAGTTCATCAAGAAGCGTCAGAGCATGGCGAGCTCTCGAGGAGTGAGGCGGGAGGAGATCGAGCGGGAGGTGGACATCCTGCAGCAGATTCAGCACCCCAACATCGTCACGCTGCACGACGTCTACGAGAACCGGACGGATGTGGTGCTCATCCTggagct GGTCTCTGGAGGGGAGCTGTTCGACTTCCTGGCACAGAAGGAGTCTCTGAGCGAGGAGGAGGCCACTCAGTTCATCAAGCAGATCCTGGAGGGGGTGAACTACCTCCACGCCAGAAAGATCGCCCACTTTGACCTCAAG CCTGAAAACATCATGCTGCTGGACAAGAACGTGCCGTTACCCAGAATCAAACTCATCGATTTCGGTCTCGCCCACAAGATTGAAGCCGGGGTCGAGTTCAAAAACATCTTTGGAACGCCTGAGTTTGTCG CACCGGAGATCGTCAACTATGAGCCTCTGGGGTTAGAAGCAGACATGTGGAGCATCGGGGTCATCACCTACATCCT GTTGAGTGGAGCTTCACCTTTCCTCGGGGAGACCAAACAGGACACACTGAGGAACATTTCAGCCATTAATTATGAGTTCGATGAGGAGTTCTTCTGTCACACCAGCGAGCTGGCCAAGAAGTTCATCAGCCAGTTGTTGGAGAAGGATAAGAA GAAAAGATTAACAATCCAAGATGCTCTAAATCACCCATGGATCAAG TCCAACGAGCACAAGGAGGAGAATAAAGCCAAGGAGCCGAAGAAACGGGAGCGCCGCCAGCTGAAGACGAAGCGCCTGAGGGAGTACACCATCAAGTCTCACTCCAGCATGCCTCCCAACAACACCTATGTAAACTTTGAGCGCTTCGCCCAGGTGGTGGAGGACATCGACCAGATGGAGAGCTCGTTCGTCAGCCTGGCAGCGGCCCACGACTCCCTGCAAGAAGACATCGATGCCATGGTGTCTGTATACAATGAAAAGGAGGCGTGGTACAAGGAGGAGAGTGAAGGCGTGCGCCACGAGCTCTCGCAGATCCGCTACGAGTTCCGTAAGGTGGAGGCCTTCAAGAGGAGCCTGCAGGACGACATGCAGGTGTTCAGCTCCAGCCTCGGGGCCGTCAGCAGCCGCTACCAGGAGAGACAGAACCACTTCGATGCACTGCGTCTGGAGCTTAGCAATGAGCTGAAGTGGGTGCAGGAGGTGATGGGTTCATTTCCCAGggatggaggtggtggaggataCCCCAACTGCAGCTTCTCCACCGTCTTCAACAACGACGTGAACGAAGCCCTGAAAGAGCTGCTGAACCGCTCCTGTGGAGGAGAGCTGCTGTCCGGGATCAATCTGGACTTTGAAACTGGACAGCAAAGATAA